In Salvelinus namaycush isolate Seneca chromosome 16, SaNama_1.0, whole genome shotgun sequence, the sequence ACATGGACAAACGGccatatatacattttcaaagGGAACCAGTACTGGCGCATCAACAACAACCAAGTTGTGGATAAGGGCTACCCTCTCAGAACGAGTGAAAAATGGATGCAATGTGATAAATAGGCCTTTAGAGATCAGTGGTGTTTTATTTCAAACTCACCTTTATTCACCAAGTACATTTACACACACCTATAATCATTTGCCTTAGTGAGAAGGTGCTGCCAGTGATAGACAATATACAAACAGAATACAGACACTAGTCCACATAGACATCATACAGAATATACAATATCGGAGCAGTAAACATAAAACATAAAACTCTGGTGCATAGGCTGATTACAGTGGAGATGTATCATTTACAGAGGGGATATATCTATATAAGCAGAGCGAGGGATGATGCCGTGGCAAATGTATACAGTGTTGTACATAGTGCAGATTAGTATTTGAGGTCATTGGTGACAAGTTGTAGTAATCGGTCCAATGCAAAGTCACTTAATCCCTATGAGCCCGATGGCCGGTTGATGAGGGCCACAGCATGGGGAAGAAGCTGTTGAGACCGGACAATGCGTTGCAGTTTGCCCTGGCCCTTTCCTCTCCATTTCTAAAGTAAGACGTCAGCCTCCAGAACCAAATTGTCACTCCAATATCACTACGGTATGAAAGTCCCGCCTACTTCCTGGATCATGTCCCACCGTTTTTGAATGGCCTTCAAGATTACATCGTCAAATTCATGAAAATGCGGTCGtttaagatacagttgaagttggaagtttacatacaccttagccaaatacatttaaactcagtttttcacaattcctgacatttagtcctagtagaattccatgtcttaggtcagttaggaccaccactttactttaagaatgtgaaatgtcagaataatagtagagagaatgatttatttcagcttttatttctttcatcacattcccagtgggtcagaagtttacatacactcaattaggctgggtttctgtacagcacttcgagatattagctgatgtacgaagggctatataaaataaacttgatttgatttgaattagtatttggtaacattgcctttaaattgtttaacctgggtcaaacattttgggaagccttccacaagcttcccacaataagttgggtgaattttggcccattcctcctgacagagctggtgtaaccaagtcaggtttgtaggcctccttgctcgcacaccctTTGTCagatctgcccacacattttctataggatgagatcagggctttgtgatggccactccaataccttgactttgttgtcctttgttgttccacaactttggaagtatgcctggggtcattgtccttttggaagacccatttgtgaccaagcttctccaaaaagtacaatctttgtaccatgtgcagttgcaaactgtagtctggcttttttatggtggtttggagcagtggcttcttccttgctgagtggcctttcaggttatgtcgatataggactcgttttactgtggatatagatacgtttgtacctgtttcctgcagcatcttcacaaggtcctttgctgttgttctgagattgatttgcacttttctcaccaaagtatgctcatctctaggagacagaacacatctccttcctgagcggtatgacggctgcgtggccccatggtgtttatacttgtgtactattgtttgtatagatgaacgtggtaccttcaggcgtttggaaattgctcccaagaatgaaccagacttgtggaggtctacaattatatttctgaggtcttggctgatttctttagattttcccatgatgtcaagcaaagaggcactgagtttgaaggtaggccttgaaatacatccacaggtacacctccaattttctcaaattttgttaattagcctatcagaagcttctaaaaccgtgacatcattttctggaattttccaagctgtttaaaggcacagtcgacttagtgtatgtaaacttctgacccactggaattgtgatcattgagttataagttaaataattagtctgtaaacaattgttggaaaaatgacttgtgtcatgcacaaagtagatgtcctaaccgacttgccaaaactatagtttgttaacaattaatttgtggagtggttgaaaaacgagttttaatgactccaacctaagtgtatgtaaacttccgacttcaactgtatatgtacaaTTATATTCATAGATTAATTTACCTGTAGAAGTAAATCCACGAATACgaatataatatgacatttattttaatttaccGTTTTCATAAATTTTATGATATAATCTTGAAGGCCATTCAAAAACAGTGTGACACGATCCAGGAAGTAGGCAGGACTTTCATACCGTATAGCCTAGCCAATGAATCACCTAACCCGCTGAGGTGAAATATAGTAACATTTaaggattttatttattttgataagACAAGAGTTACAAAAATGTTTTATGTACTCTATCTCTTGTGTaaagtatgtaaaatgtatgtaaatcCCTAAATGTATAATTCCCCCCTTGTACACTGCATAAAACTAACAATGGATGTCTTCACAAAAATGTATATTAGCAAACGGACTAAAATTAAGCTATTTGATTTATTGGAAGAAGGATCAATGTGTTATATTACGATTGACTGTCTGATACCTTAAGACTGTCAATAATAAACAAAACAACAGATTGATTTAGTCTTTTGGATTTTGTCTCAATAATCATTCTGTCGTCTCAAAAAACAGTCTATGAATGGTCTTCTAGAGAGAGGCACCTAAGTGGAACTGGGAGGGGATGCCTAGTATTTGGTGGTCATCCCTCAGACCCTATAGACTAGGGAGGAGGCAGTCAGGGGCACCATAGAGCCTGTCTCAAAGTCAATCATGGTGTGGTTGACTGTGCTGTTGCTGATGATGCTACTGGTAGAGGAGCCTGTACCCATCTGGCGGTCACGAAGGCTCTGGATGTAACTCTGGAAGGCAAAGTGGTAAGGAAAAAATTACATTGATTCTCTAGGTCTAGGATGATAGAAAATAATTGACATTGGTGACACACAATGATGTATATTAGCTAAGTGCATAAACATtttgaaataaatgttttaatcaaGCTCGTTCATGCCCATTAGGAGTGAAGAAACTCACTGGGGCCAGGACGTCCCCAGCATAGCGCTTTAGGATTGGAGGCTTGCGATGGCGGTAAGTGCCCTGCTGGGGTCGTCTCTGGGCATCTCTCTGTCTGATTCGCATCAGTTGGACCTGTCTTTGTCGGCCACTGACAGGTACTTGGGGGTGTTCAATGTAAATTAGCAtaggacagaaaaagagagaattaTGTTGTAGTCTGTTTACATGTTAAGTGTAACCTAAGTATCAAATGAAGTAGTGATGACCGAGGAAGAAAGCATTCCATGTTTTTTATGAAACTGCCACTCACTTTCTCTGTGGGACACTCCTTTGGCAGTGAGCATCCATTGCACCAGCACCCCCATCAGACTGAATAGAGGACATACGCCTGTTATAACCCAGCTGTACCAGCAGAGGGAACGAGGGGGAACCTGAGACAGGATGTCGTACGCATGGCCAGCCAGCAGCGACGTCTCTACGAAGAAGTCCACACACGCCATCACCACAGCGGCACCGACTGCAGCCGTGGAGAGCACAGTGAATAGTTTCTGCCACTGCAGTGTGAGAATGGCACAAAAGGTGCTCGTGGCCAGGAGGGCACCGAGAGGCGCCCATAGGGGGGTAAGGCTGTAAAACTGTCCGACAACCAGCAGGTTGGCAAGGGTGAGCAGACTCCCCAGATGTAGGCCAGTAATGATGAAACCCACAGTCTGTACCAGCATAGTCACCAGGCCACAGAGCACAGCCAGTCCCAGGAGGATGCCTGCTTTGGTCTCTGTAGTCAATTGGGTGTCCAGCACAGGCTCCTTGTGGTACAACATGCAGACTAGTGCAGACCCAAACATGAAGCCTGACAGAAACATGACCATCTTAAAGCAGCGGTATCCTAAAGAAAGAGAGACAAGTGGAGGGATGTTAAGTAAGAAAGATGGAGAAGGAAGCAAAGTGTACTTAAAGGGCAACTCCACCACTTTTTAACCTAtttttcattatctccagcacaatattattgtctacatatgtgaaaacaacggatttctaaaaaaaaatgtaaaaaagtgCTACACTATGACATCATCGaaagttaaaacatttaaaaaacagtgattttcaaactcTGAGATTCGTGGTGATGTGGAGCAAGAAAATACCCTCCCTCTGGCTAGCAACTtgttgcaggttttgaaaatcacagTTTTTTTTAAACGTTTAATATCACAAAGACGCATTTTTTAGGACCTTTTTgtctttttaaccacagatcatagaaacgaAGCATTTTCACATGTGTACACACAggtatggtgctggagatgaaGAATATGAGGGTGAAAAGTGGCGGAATTGTCCTTTAAGTGTACTAGGTTTGACTGAGTTGGGATTTATTCATAAAAAGTCATTTGTAGACTAGATTTTGTCTTTGGTAAACTGTACAGTTTGCAGAATATTTGAGAGATATAGTTAACTTCACATGAGGCATAGTCTGCTTAAGACAATCTAAACGTGTCTATTATCAGACAACATTCACAGCGAGTGCATCTGTTGGGTTTAATGGATTTGGACCAGGCCAGGAGGCTACCTGAATTATCCCAGGTGGCTGTTCTCCAACTCTCTCGCAGAGGAATGCAGCAGAACCAGGTGGcccatctgcctctctctcctagCCTACCCTGGACGTTATCCACTTTATACCCCGGGCTGGCCCAGCCCAGACACTTGGCCCTCCTGTGTTTACTGTAAGGGTACAGTATAGGTAGGGTATATCATCAATAGACTCAAAGTGAGCTGATGAAATAGTTTCACTTTGTTAAATGTCAACTGaaaggttctggcctttctagggagtttttcctagccaccatgcttctacacctgcattgcttgctgtttggggttttaggctgggtttctgtacagcactttgagatatcagctgatgtaagaagggctttataaatacatctgatttgatttgaactgggAATTAAATAATGATGTATCTACAGTGGAGCATTGGACTGTTTTGTGTTAATGCTGTAGTTAAATTGCAGATATGCCTTTCATATCTTTAATGTGTATGTCTTGAGAGTACACATGTGCAAGTTCCAACTGTCCTCTATTACAGGCCAGGAACTTACCAAAAAAGCAGTAGATGAGGCCAAACAGAAAGCATACTGAGCAGACGATGGATGGGATGAGGTCATACTTCCTAGGGAACCCCAACTCACACGCATCCACTTCAGCCACGCCATAGAGGATATATCGATCCTCTTCAGCCTGCCTCTGCACTGCCCCATCAGTGACCAAGAGTGAGCTGGGGTTTGCCATCTTGGAGCAGTCGTATAACAGGTTAGGATaaagactgtacttttgtttagcAATTTAGGCCatctgtgtaactgtgttgttttccTGTCTTAATCTCACGTGGGAGCATATTTCAACAGTCAACACCAAGCCAGGATATTGTCAGTATTCCATTGGGACAGGACTTTTCTTCATTCATTTAATTAAAGAATTTGACGAATGCTTAATTTTGGTAGAATGTAAGAGCTGCGGAAACAGGGAGTTCCTATGAGAAGTGTGTGAATCAGACCCTTTCCTGTACTGCACCTGcaacaagaggagaggagagtcaaATACATCCAGAGAAAATGATTACCTCTTTAATACGCAGATTATAAATTATCAAACTGGACATTACTCTATATATCTAGTCTCCACATATACATCTAAGGTGTTGTCTAAATAATCTGCATAGAGACGGTAATCTCTGTACTACACAATCCTCTCCCCAGGAACCAGAAAAGGAAACTGAGATCCTCTCTGGGTCATGCATCTTTTTCTTGACCCTTTGTTAAAATGCAGGATGCAGCTGAGGAAATGAGGGGTGGATTGATGCCGACTGAGTCATTGAGCCTCTTTGTTTTGAACATATGGTATAAGCGCTCCAATCACAAAACAATGCTAAGCAAACAAACACCCCAACAGTAGGACATATCGTTCCAAAACCTTAAAAAGGAATTGTGAGGGAAACTATGTAACACAATTTAGAATAATCTGGAAAAAGTTTTAAAAAGCTATATCCTCAGCATTCAAACCACTTGCACCTTGGTGACTACATACTTAACTCTGCACCCAAGGAGAAATTGTGTTGCCTTAGTCTGACTAGCAACAGAGTATGCTCTACGTTGAATGAACTTATAAGCTTTCCAGGCAGATCCCCAGATAATTGAATTAGAGGCCTATTAGCAGAGTCTAGCTAGCCTCATGTCCTGCTACCTGCTTgtaagtcacaaagaaaacactATCACTTTCTATGGCACCAATCAAGGGACCTTTGCTATTATAATATAACTTCATGTCAGGATGATAAACGCTTCATTTTTGATAATGAattcaaactgaacactgagccATCTGCCAAAAAGAGACTTCctgtgaaaatatatatttatacagtCAGACACATGAGCACCTCATTATCAGTTATCGACAAAGTAGTCATATTCAACAGGCATTACATGAGTGGTAAACCAAATTCCACTTGTTTGATCATTAACAGATAGGATCACATATTTGGATCTGACATTAGCAGACATATGCAG encodes:
- the LOC120060679 gene encoding transmembrane protein 198-like; amino-acid sequence: MANPSSLLVTDGAVQRQAEEDRYILYGVAEVDACELGFPRKYDLIPSIVCSVCFLFGLIYCFFGYRCFKMVMFLSGFMFGSALVCMLYHKEPVLDTQLTTETKAGILLGLAVLCGLVTMLVQTVGFIITGLHLGSLLTLANLLVVGQFYSLTPLWAPLGALLATSTFCAILTLQWQKLFTVLSTAAVGAAVVMACVDFFVETSLLAGHAYDILSQVPPRSLCWYSWVITGVCPLFSLMGVLVQWMLTAKGVSHREIPVSGRQRQVQLMRIRQRDAQRRPQQGTYRHRKPPILKRYAGDVLAPSYIQSLRDRQMGTGSSTSSIISNSTVNHTMIDFETGSMVPLTASSLVYRV